In one Blastococcus sp. Marseille-P5729 genomic region, the following are encoded:
- a CDS encoding DUF2332 domain-containing protein, producing MQGARFFTDASIADLYEWFAEETAPSSPIWERLCRWIARTPEIQRRLDTLPGRKRQPNVFLGALRYLDGPLEPGAGLLGWLEDRWDDVYRVATTRETQTNEPGRCAVLSPVIAALGERISLIEVGMSAGLCLLPDRYGYRWRSGDRVIEAGPTDVTVLDCELRGPQRLPCAVPQIAWRAGIDLNPLDPADSDDARWLRSLVWPGQTHREERLAATLRAAAGEPIVRVKGDAVAELPGLVARAPEDTTVVVMHTAVLGYFTREHRLAFERTVKQLPVRWIANEDARVVPSVREKVPEWDGPPSFVMSLDGEPLARTGPHGQYLHWL from the coding sequence ATGCAGGGTGCTCGCTTCTTCACCGACGCTTCGATCGCCGACCTCTACGAATGGTTCGCGGAAGAGACCGCGCCGTCCTCGCCCATCTGGGAGCGGCTGTGCCGCTGGATCGCGCGCACACCTGAGATCCAGCGGCGCCTGGACACCCTGCCAGGTCGCAAGCGTCAGCCCAATGTCTTCCTCGGCGCGCTGCGCTATCTCGACGGCCCGCTCGAGCCCGGTGCCGGGCTGCTGGGCTGGCTGGAGGACCGGTGGGACGATGTCTACCGAGTCGCCACGACCCGCGAGACGCAGACCAACGAGCCGGGACGCTGCGCCGTCCTCTCGCCGGTGATCGCCGCGCTCGGCGAGCGGATCTCGCTGATCGAGGTCGGCATGTCCGCGGGCCTGTGCCTGCTGCCCGACCGGTACGGCTACCGCTGGCGCTCCGGCGATCGTGTGATCGAGGCCGGGCCGACCGACGTCACCGTCCTCGACTGCGAGCTGCGCGGTCCGCAGCGGTTGCCCTGCGCCGTCCCGCAGATCGCGTGGCGGGCCGGCATCGACCTCAACCCGCTGGACCCCGCTGATTCGGACGACGCGAGGTGGCTTCGCTCGCTCGTCTGGCCGGGGCAGACCCATCGTGAGGAACGGCTAGCAGCCACGCTACGCGCCGCCGCCGGCGAGCCGATCGTGCGGGTCAAGGGCGACGCCGTCGCCGAGCTGCCGGGTCTCGTGGCGCGGGCACCAGAGGACACCACGGTCGTCGTGATGCACACCGCCGTCCTGGGGTACTTCACCCGCGAGCATCGGCTGGCCTTCGAACGGACCGTCAAGCAGCTGCCGGTGCGGTGGATCGCCAACGAGGACGCGCGCGTCGTGCCCTCGGTCCGCGAGAAGGTGCCGGAATGGGACGGCCCGCCGTCCTTCGTAATGTCGTTGGACGGCGAGCCACTGGCTCGCACCGGCCCGCACGGCCAGTACCTGCACTGGCTGTAG
- a CDS encoding ornithine cyclodeaminase family protein: MARLLNDDDIRDALTPQLAMDAVRGVIAGFAKGEVAAPARVTADLADGVMTYTTGATPEVYGYRSYDSLAPGKVDQIVTCLDRATRRLKYVHAGSLVGIARTGAIGGVAVDALAAPQASTLTLIGSGIQAYWQAWAIQAIRPLRKVRVYSPTPDHRVAFARRLADRLDLPAKAMADPHEAVDGADIVVLATTAREPVIDTGWLADGAHVSSLGSKVPGSSEYDDRLLAESFITTDSLAQLEALAGSTQGAEHLGHHLRQGADRLHGKRFTFFQSCGLAGTEVALLDALGRALA, encoded by the coding sequence ATGGCGAGGTTGTTGAACGATGACGACATCAGGGATGCCCTGACCCCGCAGCTGGCGATGGACGCCGTCCGCGGCGTGATCGCCGGGTTCGCGAAGGGTGAAGTAGCGGCGCCCGCTCGGGTCACCGCCGACCTGGCGGACGGCGTGATGACGTACACGACCGGTGCGACGCCGGAGGTCTACGGCTACCGCAGCTACGACAGCCTCGCCCCGGGCAAGGTCGACCAGATTGTCACCTGTCTCGACCGCGCGACCCGCCGGCTGAAGTACGTGCACGCCGGGAGCCTGGTCGGGATCGCCCGCACCGGGGCGATCGGGGGCGTGGCGGTCGACGCGCTCGCGGCACCGCAGGCCTCCACGCTCACGCTGATCGGGTCCGGGATCCAGGCGTACTGGCAGGCCTGGGCGATCCAGGCGATCCGGCCGCTGCGCAAGGTGCGGGTCTACTCGCCAACCCCGGACCATCGAGTTGCGTTCGCGCGCCGGCTCGCCGACCGCCTCGACCTCCCCGCCAAGGCGATGGCTGACCCGCACGAGGCGGTGGACGGCGCAGACATCGTCGTCCTCGCGACTACCGCGCGCGAACCGGTGATCGACACCGGGTGGCTGGCGGACGGCGCCCACGTCAGCTCGCTCGGCTCGAAGGTTCCCGGTTCTAGCGAGTACGACGACCGGCTGCTCGCCGAGTCCTTCATCACCACCGACTCGCTGGCCCAGCTCGAGGCGCTCGCGGGCAGCACCCAGGGTGCCGAGCACCTCGGTCATCACCTTCGCCAAGGCGCGGATCGCCTACACGGCAAGCGGTTCACCTTCTTTCAGTCCTGTGGGCTGGCCGGCACCGAGGTTGCGCTGCTCGACGCGCTCGGTCGGGCACTCGCATGA
- a CDS encoding DUF1345 domain-containing protein encodes MSTRSELHDSSLPGASAAVRVALSAAAGLFVGAAVWLLAEPRFAVGAGWVAACLIWLVWAWVTLRPMSPSETRAHAVREDPTRGTADVVLLLASLFSLGAVGYYLAEAASATGAERWVLTGLGMATIAASWFTIHSTYTLRYARLYYGDPEGGIDFNSDESPDYRDFLYFSFNLGMTYQVSDNNVEHKEIRRVVLRHCLMAFLFGVVILGAAINIIAGLGG; translated from the coding sequence ATGAGTACCCGGTCGGAGCTGCATGACAGCTCGCTCCCGGGGGCGAGCGCGGCAGTACGAGTGGCGCTCAGTGCGGCGGCCGGACTGTTCGTGGGCGCGGCGGTCTGGCTGCTCGCCGAACCGCGGTTCGCGGTCGGAGCCGGCTGGGTCGCCGCGTGCCTGATCTGGCTGGTGTGGGCCTGGGTCACGCTACGTCCGATGAGCCCTTCCGAGACCCGCGCCCACGCAGTGCGGGAGGATCCCACTCGAGGAACGGCGGACGTCGTCCTGCTTCTGGCCTCGCTCTTCAGCCTGGGTGCGGTGGGCTATTACCTCGCCGAGGCCGCGAGCGCCACGGGCGCCGAACGCTGGGTGCTGACCGGCCTCGGGATGGCCACCATTGCCGCGTCCTGGTTCACCATCCACTCGACCTACACCTTGCGCTACGCGCGGCTGTACTACGGCGACCCCGAGGGCGGCATCGACTTCAACAGCGACGAGTCACCGGACTACCGCGACTTCCTCTACTTCAGCTTCAACCTCGGCATGACCTACCAGGTCTCTGACAACAACGTGGAGCACAAGGAGATCCGCCGCGTCGTCCTGCGGCACTGCCTGATGGCCTTCCTGTTCGGCGTGGTCATCCTCGGCGCCGCGATCAACATCATCGCGGGGCTGGGCGGCTAG
- the hemG gene encoding protoporphyrinogen oxidase — MSPSTDHRRMSAAVIGAGISGLVAARALSRAGVDVSLYEASGRFGGQIRTESLCGNSADVGAEALHLASPAVRGLVDELDLASDAVSSRPGKTWLQVRGRLVTMPAGVGPAGPTRLRPVISSRALSLPGLGRAALEPWKARRKVTGDISVAEFITGRFGREVTDTFVDPMLGGLHSGDISRLSLQSASPMLAAAARAGKPLTTSRKLRRAAPATPASFITWPTGLSRLVDRLSADIDGRVHLSTAVQTLGVGPCLTVNGETAEYDAVVLAVPAAAAAAMLCDLPAAAQALDRIPTATVGSLLVAFDRTTVASVDALRGTGILLGSTSGRLLKSATFLSTKWPHLDRPDHYLMRLSAGRAGQHIVSELDDDELITRMLTDLRELTGLTADPLQTRLHRWVDTMPQLEIGHAERVRTARAALWPGVVLAGAAYDGVGLASAIASGQQAATAVLTYLQEQSA; from the coding sequence GTGAGCCCCAGCACCGACCACCGCCGCATGTCAGCGGCGGTCATCGGTGCAGGCATCAGCGGCCTGGTGGCCGCCCGGGCACTGTCACGCGCCGGGGTAGACGTCTCACTGTATGAGGCATCCGGGCGGTTCGGTGGCCAGATCCGCACCGAGAGCCTCTGCGGCAACTCGGCGGACGTCGGCGCCGAAGCGCTCCACCTCGCCTCCCCCGCCGTCCGCGGCCTCGTCGACGAGCTCGACCTCGCGTCGGACGCCGTCTCGTCCCGGCCCGGCAAGACCTGGCTGCAGGTACGCGGCCGGCTGGTCACGATGCCCGCCGGCGTCGGCCCGGCGGGCCCGACCCGGCTCCGCCCGGTGATCTCCTCACGAGCGCTGTCCCTGCCCGGGCTGGGGCGGGCCGCGCTCGAGCCGTGGAAAGCCCGCCGAAAGGTCACCGGCGACATCTCCGTCGCCGAGTTCATCACCGGCCGGTTCGGGCGAGAGGTCACCGACACCTTCGTCGACCCGATGCTGGGCGGCCTGCACAGCGGCGACATCTCGCGACTGAGCCTGCAGTCGGCCTCGCCGATGCTCGCCGCTGCTGCCCGGGCCGGCAAGCCGCTCACAACCTCCCGCAAGCTGCGCCGCGCCGCTCCCGCCACCCCGGCGTCCTTCATCACCTGGCCCACCGGGCTCTCCCGCTTGGTCGATCGGCTCAGTGCCGACATCGACGGTCGGGTGCATCTTTCCACCGCAGTCCAGACCCTCGGTGTCGGCCCATGCCTGACCGTCAACGGCGAGACGGCCGAGTACGACGCCGTCGTGCTCGCCGTGCCGGCCGCTGCGGCCGCCGCGATGCTCTGCGATCTTCCAGCCGCGGCCCAGGCCCTCGATCGGATCCCCACGGCGACCGTCGGGTCATTGCTGGTGGCCTTCGACCGCACGACGGTCGCATCGGTGGATGCTTTGCGTGGCACCGGAATCCTGCTCGGCAGCACGAGCGGACGGCTGCTGAAATCCGCCACCTTCCTGAGCACGAAGTGGCCGCACCTCGACCGGCCCGACCACTATCTGATGCGGCTGTCGGCCGGTCGCGCGGGCCAGCACATCGTCAGCGAGCTCGACGACGACGAGCTGATCACGCGGATGCTCACCGACCTGCGCGAGCTCACCGGCCTTACCGCCGACCCGCTTCAGACCCGCCTGCACCGGTGGGTCGACACCATGCCGCAGCTGGAGATCGGGCACGCCGAACGGGTGCGCACCGCCCGGGCCGCGTTGTGGCCCGGAGTCGTCCTGGCTGGGGCGGCGTACGACGGGGTCGGGCTCGCCTCCGCCATCGCCAGCGGACAGCAGGCGGCCACCGCCGTACTCACCTACCTCCAGGAGCAGTCGGCATGA
- a CDS encoding oxygenase MpaB family protein: MIQRLRNELRDAVRSRVAGEDAEARAQEIWAKPGARAFTESDPIWRVHSDASMFAGGIRALLLQALHPLAMAGVAQHSGYRSDPLGRLQRTSDFIAQTTFAVREDADRAIRIVKAVHKRVVGTAPDGREYSASDPHLLLWVHVAEIGSFLVTHQRFGAVPLTGDEADQYVAQTAATAEALGVVRAPRSVRELNQVLDSYRPELCSTPESVDVARFLLLKPPVPLVARGGYAGLALAAAATLPPWALSMLRIPRLPVLTPVVGGLAGGLAVSTVRWIMTAQPRPRPRQDA; the protein is encoded by the coding sequence ATGATCCAGCGACTGCGCAACGAGCTGCGGGATGCCGTGCGCTCCCGGGTCGCGGGGGAGGACGCCGAGGCGCGGGCCCAGGAGATCTGGGCCAAGCCGGGCGCCCGCGCCTTCACCGAGAGCGACCCGATCTGGCGGGTGCACTCGGACGCTTCGATGTTCGCCGGCGGAATCCGCGCTCTATTGCTGCAGGCCCTGCACCCGCTCGCTATGGCGGGAGTCGCGCAGCATTCGGGATATCGCAGCGATCCGCTCGGCCGGTTGCAGCGCACCAGTGACTTCATCGCGCAGACCACCTTCGCCGTCCGGGAGGACGCCGACCGGGCGATCCGCATCGTGAAGGCCGTGCACAAGCGGGTGGTCGGTACCGCGCCCGACGGGAGGGAGTACTCCGCGAGCGACCCGCACCTGCTGCTGTGGGTGCATGTTGCGGAGATCGGAAGCTTCCTGGTGACCCATCAGCGCTTCGGTGCCGTGCCGCTGACGGGTGACGAGGCCGACCAGTACGTCGCACAGACGGCCGCTACCGCGGAGGCGCTGGGGGTCGTGCGCGCGCCGCGGTCAGTTCGCGAGCTGAACCAGGTTCTCGACAGCTATCGGCCGGAGCTGTGCTCGACGCCGGAGTCCGTCGACGTCGCTCGGTTCCTGCTGCTGAAGCCGCCGGTGCCGCTGGTCGCGCGCGGGGGTTATGCGGGACTGGCGCTGGCGGCGGCCGCCACCCTGCCCCCCTGGGCACTGTCGATGCTGCGGATACCGCGGCTGCCGGTGCTGACTCCGGTCGTCGGTGGTCTGGCGGGCGGCCTGGCGGTGAGTACGGTCCGCTGGATCATGACCGCGCAGCCCCGCCCCCGTCCGCGTCAGGATGCTTGA
- a CDS encoding L-threonylcarbamoyladenylate synthase gives MATYIDIHPVDPQPRLIEKAAAVIRDGGLVAYPTDSCYALGCSLGNKEALQRIRDIRKLDSKHDFTLVCQNFSQMDQYVMFNNSLFRLLKNTTPGPYTFIMQASHETPRVMQNPKKKTVGVRIPDHRVAQALTEAVGTPIVSSTLLLPDREDPPLLGWDIKEELDHVIDTVIEGESGYTPTTVVDLTSGEPEVLRVGAGDPTPFE, from the coding sequence ATGGCGACGTACATCGATATTCATCCGGTCGACCCGCAGCCGCGGCTGATCGAGAAGGCCGCAGCAGTCATCCGCGACGGTGGCCTGGTCGCCTATCCGACGGACTCCTGCTACGCGCTCGGCTGCTCGCTGGGTAACAAGGAGGCGCTGCAGCGGATCCGGGACATCCGAAAGCTCGACAGCAAGCACGACTTCACACTCGTCTGCCAGAACTTCTCGCAGATGGACCAGTACGTCATGTTCAACAACTCGCTGTTCCGGCTGCTGAAGAACACGACCCCTGGGCCGTACACCTTCATCATGCAGGCCAGCCATGAGACGCCCCGCGTCATGCAGAACCCCAAAAAGAAGACCGTCGGCGTCCGTATCCCCGACCACCGCGTTGCCCAGGCGCTCACCGAGGCGGTCGGGACGCCGATCGTCTCCAGCACGCTCCTGCTGCCGGACCGGGAGGACCCGCCGCTGCTGGGCTGGGACATCAAAGAGGAGCTCGATCACGTAATCGACACAGTGATCGAGGGCGAGTCCGGCTATACGCCGACCACCGTCGTCGACCTCACGTCCGGTGAACCCGAGGTGCTCCGCGTCGGCGCCGGCGACCCGACGCCCTTCGAGTAG
- a CDS encoding HNH endonuclease signature motif containing protein, translating to MTAVVDQSVEERAAEDHSGRRPDDAPERIDVCVLGAQIVAGAAKVASTTAAWVEMVGVFDAANGAGQLWMDSTAQWLAFACSMSAGTAREHVRIARALRQMPIVAEAFSDGVLSFSKIRECTRLVGQIDEHTLVTVARDFTAAQLERAVRGFRAGRSERLVAEAERKLTHRELADGGVQTPAVLPAEEAAIVLNALEVARARYRQHVEDTAEAMSSQPDLQAQDDPNIVPRECYVWEVEGDTRRRVPLKELGQNTDDTAPQTPSYTRADALIDLARGYLDAGPADVSGEDRDLVVVHIDARDPHPVDPPADQTATEQPAAGQPTTEQTVAEGPAADTRCANDPAPAESAVGVPAGTPTADPGTGTGAGSGFGPGADRQAASRPGRRVDPAVDPERAIRPRAGWIEQTGWIHPSTAARILCTGQHQRVVIGTDGQVLHLGRTQRLVSRAQRRALMARDRTCRFPGCIRATRLHAHHIHYWSLGGPTDIENLILLCHHHHVLAHAASITITKRRGTPGWHFTRIDGSTITAQSRNHYSRPSPIDDDPPWPSRTSYASSPTTPASSITPRRADDASPSTTPPHPTWLGPPEQMQTIRERTSFYDHDHNVFPRWAGERLTEGDYWELLEPRATTPRTNPEARY from the coding sequence ATGACTGCGGTGGTGGATCAGTCCGTTGAGGAGCGGGCCGCGGAGGATCACAGTGGGCGGCGGCCGGACGACGCGCCGGAGCGGATCGACGTCTGCGTGCTGGGTGCGCAGATCGTCGCCGGCGCGGCGAAGGTGGCCTCGACGACTGCGGCGTGGGTGGAGATGGTCGGGGTGTTCGATGCCGCCAACGGCGCCGGGCAGCTGTGGATGGACTCCACCGCGCAGTGGCTGGCGTTCGCGTGCTCGATGAGCGCAGGCACTGCCCGCGAGCACGTACGGATCGCCCGCGCGCTGCGCCAGATGCCGATCGTGGCCGAGGCGTTCAGCGACGGCGTGCTGTCGTTCTCCAAGATCCGCGAATGCACCCGCCTGGTGGGGCAGATCGACGAGCACACCCTGGTCACGGTCGCGCGGGATTTCACCGCCGCCCAGCTCGAACGCGCCGTGCGCGGGTTCCGCGCCGGACGCAGCGAACGGCTGGTCGCCGAGGCCGAACGCAAGCTCACCCACCGCGAGCTGGCCGATGGCGGGGTGCAGACCCCCGCCGTACTACCGGCCGAGGAAGCCGCGATCGTGCTCAACGCCCTGGAAGTCGCCCGCGCCCGCTACCGCCAGCACGTCGAGGACACCGCTGAGGCGATGAGCAGCCAGCCGGACCTGCAGGCGCAGGACGATCCGAACATCGTGCCCCGCGAATGCTACGTATGGGAGGTCGAGGGCGATACCCGACGGCGAGTACCGCTCAAAGAGCTCGGCCAGAACACCGACGACACCGCCCCGCAAACCCCCTCCTACACCCGCGCCGACGCCCTGATCGATCTGGCCCGCGGATACCTCGACGCCGGACCAGCCGACGTCTCCGGCGAGGACCGCGACCTCGTCGTGGTCCACATCGACGCCCGCGACCCCCACCCGGTTGATCCACCCGCCGATCAAACGGCAACCGAGCAGCCCGCGGCTGGGCAGCCGACGACCGAGCAGACTGTGGCTGAGGGGCCAGCTGCCGATACGCGGTGTGCCAATGATCCGGCCCCCGCCGAGTCGGCGGTTGGCGTTCCCGCGGGAACGCCCACGGCCGATCCCGGCACCGGCACGGGCGCCGGGTCGGGGTTCGGCCCGGGCGCCGACAGGCAAGCGGCATCGCGGCCCGGGCGGCGGGTCGATCCCGCGGTCGATCCCGAGCGCGCGATCCGGCCCCGGGCAGGCTGGATCGAACAGACCGGCTGGATCCACCCCTCCACCGCCGCCCGGATCCTATGCACCGGCCAACACCAACGCGTCGTCATCGGCACCGACGGCCAGGTGCTGCACCTGGGCCGCACCCAACGCCTGGTCTCCCGCGCCCAACGCCGCGCCCTGATGGCCCGCGACCGCACCTGCCGCTTCCCCGGCTGCATACGCGCCACCCGGCTACACGCCCACCACATCCACTACTGGAGCCTCGGCGGACCCACCGACATCGAGAACCTCATCCTGCTGTGCCACCACCACCACGTCCTCGCCCACGCCGCCTCCATCACCATCACCAAACGCCGCGGCACCCCCGGCTGGCACTTCACCCGAATCGACGGCAGCACGATCACCGCCCAATCCCGCAACCACTACAGCCGACCCTCCCCCATCGACGACGACCCGCCCTGGCCGAGCAGAACCTCATACGCGAGCTCGCCGACGACGCCCGCGAGCTCGATCACGCCGAGACGGGCCGACGACGCGTCTCCGAGTACGACCCCGCCCCACCCCACCTGGCTGGGACCTCCCGAGCAGATGCAGACCATCCGCGAGCGCACCAGCTTCTACGACCACGACCACAACGTCTTCCCCCGATGGGCCGGCGAACGACTCACCGAAGGCGACTACTGGGAACTCCTCGAACCACGCGCCACCACACCCCGCACCAACCCCGAAGCCCGCTACTAA
- a CDS encoding lysoplasmalogenase, producing the protein MRSQLPRTAAGAYVVDVVVHLVAQLSGADDLARWTQWVAIPLLAFAVLAARPPMTRLITLTLVALFFSWLGDFLPHFFDDDTSFLVLVGCFMLAQIAYIAAFLPHWRESYLRSLLVLPYVVLIGLLIYLCAPKAGSLLVPVLLYGLALGSMAVLASGVHLLTAAGGALFLISDGLIAIGAFRPDIDIPASGFWVMSTYLIGQGLIAMGVLRQANPR; encoded by the coding sequence GTGAGAAGCCAGCTGCCCAGGACCGCAGCCGGCGCGTACGTCGTCGACGTCGTCGTCCACCTCGTCGCGCAGCTCAGCGGTGCCGACGACCTGGCGCGCTGGACCCAGTGGGTCGCGATCCCGCTGCTGGCGTTCGCCGTGCTGGCGGCCCGCCCACCGATGACGCGTCTCATCACGCTGACGCTGGTGGCGCTGTTCTTCTCGTGGCTGGGCGACTTCCTGCCGCACTTCTTCGACGACGACACGTCGTTTCTAGTACTCGTCGGGTGCTTCATGCTCGCCCAGATCGCCTATATCGCGGCATTTCTGCCGCACTGGCGGGAGTCCTACCTGCGCTCTCTCCTGGTCCTGCCGTACGTCGTGCTCATCGGACTGCTTATCTACCTCTGTGCGCCGAAAGCGGGCAGTCTGCTGGTGCCGGTGCTGCTCTACGGACTGGCACTCGGCAGCATGGCGGTGCTTGCGAGCGGCGTCCATCTGCTCACGGCCGCCGGCGGCGCGCTGTTCCTCATCTCCGACGGGCTGATCGCGATCGGCGCCTTCCGTCCGGACATCGACATCCCGGCGTCCGGCTTCTGGGTCATGTCGACCTACCTGATCGGCCAAGGACTCATCGCCATGGGGGTACTGCGCCAAGCAAACCCTCGATGA
- a CDS encoding HNH endonuclease — translation MTLHDETVRTLVMTAIGDLATSHGGWVTRAELSALQLADGTTRRAIDQSRGIWNPRDLDATLSVLSSPSGPYADEQIADGLYRYSYREGGPGGDNRKLVRAYELQVPIILLLWLEPGKFAPVFPCYVTDNAPEERAVYIAAADSPPHDLLAAGSSVLERRWVERMTTQRLHQAAFRGKVLLAYRSTCAICNLQHPEFLDAAHIIEDKNERGEPVVPNGLTLCKIHHAAYDRRFLGISPDYRVHIDLDLLREKDGPMLRHGLQEMHGSTLTLPRARRDHPDRDRLELRYQRFLESQSS, via the coding sequence ATGACGCTGCATGACGAGACGGTTCGGACACTCGTCATGACGGCGATCGGCGATTTGGCGACCTCCCACGGTGGATGGGTGACTCGCGCCGAGCTGAGTGCCCTTCAGCTTGCGGACGGGACCACGCGCAGGGCAATCGATCAGAGCCGTGGCATCTGGAACCCACGAGATCTCGATGCGACCCTTTCCGTGCTTTCCTCGCCATCTGGTCCGTACGCGGACGAGCAGATCGCCGACGGTCTCTATCGATACTCCTATCGGGAGGGCGGCCCCGGCGGCGACAACCGCAAACTGGTGCGGGCGTACGAGCTGCAGGTGCCGATCATCCTGCTGCTGTGGCTGGAGCCAGGGAAGTTCGCCCCGGTGTTTCCTTGCTACGTGACCGACAACGCGCCGGAGGAACGCGCGGTTTACATTGCTGCCGCCGATTCGCCTCCGCACGACCTGCTCGCCGCTGGCTCCAGTGTTCTGGAACGGCGCTGGGTGGAGCGGATGACGACACAACGCCTGCATCAGGCGGCCTTTCGCGGCAAGGTGCTGCTGGCCTACAGGTCTACCTGTGCGATCTGCAATCTGCAGCATCCCGAGTTCCTGGATGCGGCGCACATCATCGAGGACAAGAACGAACGGGGCGAGCCCGTCGTACCGAACGGACTCACACTCTGCAAGATCCACCACGCGGCCTACGACCGGCGATTCCTCGGGATCTCACCCGACTACCGCGTGCACATCGACCTGGATCTTCTCCGCGAGAAGGACGGACCGATGCTGCGTCATGGTCTGCAGGAGATGCACGGCAGCACCCTCACCCTTCCGCGAGCACGGCGCGACCATCCCGACCGAGACCGTCTTGAGCTTCGCTACCAGCGGTTCCTCGAGAGCCAGTCGTCCTAG
- a CDS encoding TrkH family potassium uptake protein, translated as MFTVDQTVAKRRRLFRHPAQVVAAAFAVTILIGTLLLMLPMAKQGPGAASPGEALFTATSATCVTGLVVVDTPTYWSGFGQVVILALIQIGGFGLMTMASLLGLLVAKRLGLRGRLMAATETKAAGIGDVRGLLTGVLKATVFFEVSVALILTLRFWLGYGEAFGDAAYLGLFHAISAFNNAGFALFSDNMMGFVTDPYICLPICAAIIFGGIGFPVLRELRRRLRGPVRWSLHTKLTVLMTGILLIGGWVFMAVSEWGNSKTLGALDVPGRLLASFFHAVQPRTAGFNSLDVGAMSDETLLGTDVLMFIGGGSAGTAGGIKVTTFALLLFVIVAEARGEQSVTIFRRRIDPRVIRQALTVALLAVAGMVGGATLLMWMTDHRLSLVLTEVISALGTVGLSANVTPTLPEAAQLVLVALMFVGRLGPVTLVSALAMREHTRKYEYPEERPLIG; from the coding sequence GTGTTCACCGTAGACCAGACTGTCGCCAAACGGCGCAGACTATTCCGACATCCCGCGCAGGTCGTCGCAGCGGCCTTTGCCGTGACGATCTTGATCGGCACGCTTCTGCTGATGCTCCCGATGGCGAAGCAAGGCCCGGGTGCGGCCTCACCCGGCGAGGCGCTCTTCACCGCGACCAGCGCGACCTGCGTGACCGGCCTCGTCGTCGTCGACACCCCCACCTACTGGTCCGGATTCGGACAGGTCGTGATCCTCGCACTGATCCAGATCGGCGGCTTCGGCCTCATGACGATGGCCTCGTTGCTCGGCCTGCTTGTCGCGAAACGATTGGGGCTGCGCGGACGGCTGATGGCGGCGACCGAGACGAAGGCCGCCGGAATCGGCGACGTCCGAGGCCTGCTCACAGGCGTGTTGAAGGCGACCGTGTTCTTCGAGGTCAGCGTCGCGTTGATCCTCACCCTGCGCTTCTGGCTGGGGTACGGCGAGGCGTTCGGCGACGCTGCCTACCTGGGCTTGTTCCACGCGATCTCGGCCTTCAACAACGCGGGTTTCGCGCTGTTCAGCGACAACATGATGGGTTTCGTGACTGACCCCTACATCTGCCTGCCGATCTGTGCGGCGATCATCTTCGGCGGTATCGGCTTCCCCGTGCTCCGTGAGCTACGCCGGCGACTCCGTGGCCCGGTTCGCTGGAGCCTGCACACGAAGCTGACGGTCCTGATGACCGGCATCCTGCTAATCGGCGGGTGGGTCTTCATGGCGGTGTCCGAGTGGGGCAACAGCAAGACGCTCGGAGCGCTCGACGTCCCGGGCAGGCTGCTGGCGAGCTTCTTTCACGCCGTCCAACCCCGCACCGCTGGCTTCAACAGCCTGGACGTCGGCGCGATGAGTGACGAGACGCTGCTGGGCACCGACGTCTTGATGTTCATCGGCGGCGGCTCGGCCGGTACAGCGGGCGGCATCAAGGTCACCACCTTCGCGCTACTGCTGTTCGTGATCGTCGCCGAGGCGCGCGGCGAGCAGTCCGTGACGATCTTCCGCCGCCGCATCGACCCCCGGGTAATCCGCCAGGCGCTGACTGTCGCCCTGCTCGCCGTCGCCGGCATGGTCGGCGGCGCGACTCTGCTGATGTGGATGACCGACCACCGGTTGAGCCTCGTGCTCACCGAGGTCATCTCCGCCCTGGGCACCGTCGGGCTGTCCGCCAATGTGACACCGACACTCCCTGAGGCGGCGCAGCTCGTTCTCGTCGCCCTGATGTTCGTCGGGCGACTGGGCCCGGTCACTCTCGTCTCCGCGCTGGCGATGCGCGAGCACACCCGCAAGTACGAATACCCCGAGGAGAGGCCGCTCATTGGCTAG